A genome region from Prionailurus bengalensis isolate Pbe53 chromosome B4, Fcat_Pben_1.1_paternal_pri, whole genome shotgun sequence includes the following:
- the TDG gene encoding G/T mismatch-specific thymine DNA glycosylase, which yields MEAENAGSYSLQQAQAFYTFPFQQMMAEAPDMNVMDEQQMPAEVPEPVPAQEPVQETPKGRKRKPRATAPKKPVEPKKPVEAKKSGKSTKSKEKQEKITDTFKVKRKVDRFNGVSEAELLTKTLPDILTFNLDIVIIGINPGLMAAYKGHHYPGPGNHFWKCLFMSGLSEVQLNHMDDHTLPGKYGIGFTNMVERTTPGSKDLSSKEFREGGRILVQKLQKYQPRIAVFNGKCIYEIFSKEVFGVKVKNLEFGLQPHKIPDTETLCYVMPSSSARCAQFPRAQDKVHYYIKLKDLRDQLKGIERNTDVQEVQYTFDLQLAQEDAKKMAVKEEKYDPGYEAAYGGAYTENPCNSGPCSFSSNGLTDSGESTFSDIPNGQWMTQSFTDQIPSFNNHCGTQEQEEGNHA from the exons CTACTCCCTTCAGCAAGCTCAAGCTTTTTATACATTCccatttcaacaaatgatggCTGAAGCTCCTGATATGAATGTTATGGACGAACAGCAAATGCCAGCGGAAGTTCCAGAACCAGTGCCTGCTCAGGAACCTGTACAAG AGActccaaaaggaaggaaaagaaaacccagagcaACGGCaccaaaaaaaccagtagaacccAAAAAGCCTGTTGAGGCCAAAAAATCTGGCAAGTccacaaaatcaaaagaaaagcaagaaaaaattacagacacatttaaagtgaaaagaaaggtAGACCGTTTTAATGGTGTTTCAGAAGCTGAACTTCTAACCAAGACCCTCCCGGACATTTTGACTTTCAATCTGGACATTGTGAtt ATTGGCATAAACCCGGGACTAATGGCAGCTTACAAAGGGCATCATTACCCTGGACCTGGAAACCATTTTT GGAAGTGTCTGTTTATGTCAGGCCTGAGTGAGGTCCAGCTGAACCATATGGATGATCACACTTTACCAGGAAAGTATGGTATTGGATTTACCAATATGGTGGAAAGGACAACACCAGGCAGCAAAGATCTGTCCAg tAAAGAATTCCGTGAAGGAGGACGTATTCTAGTGCAGAAATTACAGAAATATCAGCCACGAATAGCAGTGTTTAATGGAAAAT gtatttatgaaatttttagTAAAGAAGTTTTTGGAGTTAAGGTTAAAAACTTAGAATTTGGACTTCAACCCCATAAGATCCCAGACACAGAAACT CTCTGCTATGTTATGCCATCATCCAGTGCGAGATGTGCTCAGTTTCCTCGAGCCCAGGACAAAGTTCATTACTACATTAAGCTGAAAGACTTACGAGATCAATTGAAAGGCATCGAACGAAATACAGACGTTCAAGAGGTGCAATATACATTTGATCTACAGCTGGCCCAAG AGGATGCAAAGAAGATGGctgttaaggaagaaaaatacgaTCCAGGTTATGAAGCAGCGTATGGCGGTGCTTATACTGAAAATCCGTGCAATAGTGGCCCTTGCAGCTTCTCTTCCAATGGGCTAA CTGACAGTGGAGAATCAACTTTCAGTGACATTCCAAATGGGCAGTGGATGACCCAGTCGTTTACAGACCAGATTCCTTCCTTTAATAATCACTGCGGGACTcaagaacaggaagaaggaaaccaTGCTTAA